Proteins encoded in a region of the Benincasa hispida cultivar B227 chromosome 2, ASM972705v1, whole genome shotgun sequence genome:
- the LOC120071530 gene encoding uncharacterized protein LOC120071530 isoform X1 — protein sequence MRKTGGTEKKRVRRQSTAVQNAAKDPNSDTPPRKQAAKKDVFQLFAEKVRDHKDLESRWAVLQETRVEYFRGKDFVSFLRNHPELKDILDSDKNLETEDIGNALLSKNLLVRCDRVVKTVRPGKRKLSTWPAHLEIFPDQLFSEQDAFFAWTFVKRRPFWQTLLSFCWPVLTLAICLFPVYPHQCKLLILYSCAGVLLLILSLLLLRGAVFGLSYILLGKRMWFFPNILAEEATLRELFRFWPSKDEEEKPKWTTRLFYALVAVLIILLLRHHAPDEAARARYQKRVSNIIDDVLEWSPRLALSGMMEKQQTVVNATNSDPNTAENPTSDSTGPDSIPDQPEPEIIDNVEHSDQYNHDGDHTHQ from the exons ATGAGGAAAACAGGAGGAACCGAGAAGAAGAGGGTCAGAAGGCAATCAACTGCTGTTCAAAATGCTGCCAAAGATCCCAATTCCGATACCCCTCCTAGG AAACAAGCTGCAAAGAAGGATGTGTTTCAGTTGTTTGCTGAGAAAGTGAGAGACCACAAGGATTTAGAATCAAGATGGGCTGTTTTACAAGAAACACGTGTTGAGTATTTTAGAGGCAAGGATTTTGTTAGTTTTTTGAGAAATCATCCAGAgctcaaggatattcttgatTCAGATAAAAATTTGGAAACTGAAGATATTGGTAATGCATTGCTAAGTAAGAATCTCTTAGTTCGGTGTGATCGTGTGGTGAAAACTGTTCGTCCTGGAAAGAGAAAGTTGTCTACATGGCCAGCACATCTGGAGATATTCCCG GATCAGCTGTTCTCTGAACAGGATGCCTTTTTTGCTTGGACATTTGTTAAGCGGAGGCCATTTTGGCAGACACTTCTTTCATTTTGTTGGCCTGTGTTGACTCTTGCAATTTGCTTGTTTCCTGTATATCCTCATCAGTGCAAGCTTTTGATACTTTACTCATGCGCTGGGGTTCTGCTTCTTATACTCTCACTTCTTTTAT tGAGGGGAGCAGTATTTGGTTTATCGTACATTCTTCTGGGCAAACGGATGTGGTTTTTCCCCAATATTCTCGCAGAGGAAGCAACTTTGCGAGAACTATTCCGGTTTTGGCCAagtaaagatgaagaagagaaacCAAAATGGACAACCAGACTTTTCTATGCACTGGTGGCTGTACTCATCATACTGCTGCTGAGGCACCATGCTCCCGATGAGGCTGCTAGAGCAAG ATACCAAAAACGTGTATCGAATATCATCGATGATGTTCTCGAATGGTCACCAAGACTTGCCCTTTCTGGGATGATGGAGAAGCAGCAAACTGTGGTCAATGCCACAAATTCGGACCCCAACACGGCGGAGAACCCAACTAGTGACAGTACAGGTCCAGATTCTATCCCTGACCAACCTGAGCCCGAAATTATCGACAATGTAGAGCATTCTGATCAATATAATCATGATGGTGATCATACACATCAGTAG
- the LOC120071530 gene encoding uncharacterized protein LOC120071530 isoform X2, protein MVIRKIMRVEREDKKQAAKKDVFQLFAEKVRDHKDLESRWAVLQETRVEYFRGKDFVSFLRNHPELKDILDSDKNLETEDIGNALLSKNLLVRCDRVVKTVRPGKRKLSTWPAHLEIFPDQLFSEQDAFFAWTFVKRRPFWQTLLSFCWPVLTLAICLFPVYPHQCKLLILYSCAGVLLLILSLLLLRGAVFGLSYILLGKRMWFFPNILAEEATLRELFRFWPSKDEEEKPKWTTRLFYALVAVLIILLLRHHAPDEAARARYQKRVSNIIDDVLEWSPRLALSGMMEKQQTVVNATNSDPNTAENPTSDSTGPDSIPDQPEPEIIDNVEHSDQYNHDGDHTHQ, encoded by the exons ATGGTTATCAGGAAGATTATGAGAGTTGAAAGAGAGGATAAG AAACAAGCTGCAAAGAAGGATGTGTTTCAGTTGTTTGCTGAGAAAGTGAGAGACCACAAGGATTTAGAATCAAGATGGGCTGTTTTACAAGAAACACGTGTTGAGTATTTTAGAGGCAAGGATTTTGTTAGTTTTTTGAGAAATCATCCAGAgctcaaggatattcttgatTCAGATAAAAATTTGGAAACTGAAGATATTGGTAATGCATTGCTAAGTAAGAATCTCTTAGTTCGGTGTGATCGTGTGGTGAAAACTGTTCGTCCTGGAAAGAGAAAGTTGTCTACATGGCCAGCACATCTGGAGATATTCCCG GATCAGCTGTTCTCTGAACAGGATGCCTTTTTTGCTTGGACATTTGTTAAGCGGAGGCCATTTTGGCAGACACTTCTTTCATTTTGTTGGCCTGTGTTGACTCTTGCAATTTGCTTGTTTCCTGTATATCCTCATCAGTGCAAGCTTTTGATACTTTACTCATGCGCTGGGGTTCTGCTTCTTATACTCTCACTTCTTTTAT tGAGGGGAGCAGTATTTGGTTTATCGTACATTCTTCTGGGCAAACGGATGTGGTTTTTCCCCAATATTCTCGCAGAGGAAGCAACTTTGCGAGAACTATTCCGGTTTTGGCCAagtaaagatgaagaagagaaacCAAAATGGACAACCAGACTTTTCTATGCACTGGTGGCTGTACTCATCATACTGCTGCTGAGGCACCATGCTCCCGATGAGGCTGCTAGAGCAAG ATACCAAAAACGTGTATCGAATATCATCGATGATGTTCTCGAATGGTCACCAAGACTTGCCCTTTCTGGGATGATGGAGAAGCAGCAAACTGTGGTCAATGCCACAAATTCGGACCCCAACACGGCGGAGAACCCAACTAGTGACAGTACAGGTCCAGATTCTATCCCTGACCAACCTGAGCCCGAAATTATCGACAATGTAGAGCATTCTGATCAATATAATCATGATGGTGATCATACACATCAGTAG
- the LOC120071240 gene encoding nuclear transcription factor Y subunit A-1-like, with product MQSKSETNNQLDPNGAPSTSIYYEPWWRGMGYNTFPLPVVGGNASSSTSLEFPNGGSESNDGQSVSNNDVNDEEDDVSKEVQATGSPHSAGSYRQDAQKMQHVSSTLPAMHGECLTQSTQLELVGHSIACASNPYQDPYYGGMMAFYGHQPLGYPMVGGPHARMPLPIEIAQDPVFVNAKQYQGILRRRQARAKAEAEKKSIKARKPYLHESRHQHAIRRSRSSGGRFAKKNEVDGKDKVNESGYRLNEGSEQQNGSSLTNRASE from the exons ATGCAGTCAAAGTCTGAAACCAATAATCAGCTCGATCCAAATGGTGCTCCATCGACGAGTATCTATTATGAACCCTGGTGGCGTGGCATGGGGTACAATACTTTTCCGTTACCTGTGGTTGGGGGAAATGCTTCCAGTTCAACTTCTCTTGAATTCCCTAATGGTGGTTCAGAGTCAAATGATGGCCAATCTGTGTCTAATAATGATGTAAATGACGAAGAAGATGATGTTTCCAAAGAAGTGCAAGCTACTGGATCTCCACATTCTG CGGGAAGCTACAGACAGGATGCTCAGAAGATGCAGCATGTCTCATCCACTTTGCCAGCAATGCACGGTGAATGTCTGACACAGTCTACACAACTCGAACTTGTTGGTCACTCTATT GCTTGTGCATCAAATCCTTATCAGGATCCATATTATGGAGGAATGATGGCCTTCTATGGTCATCAGCCCTTG GGCTATCCTATGGTCGGAGGACCACATGCTAGAATGCCATTGCCCATTGAGATAGCACAAGACCCCGTTTTTGTGAACGCAAAGCAATACCAGGGAATTTTGAGGCGAAGGCAAGCACGTGCAAAAGCTGAGGCTGAGAAGAAGTCGATAAAAGCCAGAAAG CCATACCTTCATGAGTCTAGACACCAGCATGCCATAAGAAGGTCAAGGAGTAGTGGAGGGCGTTTTgcaaagaaaaatgaagttgaTGGAAAGGATAAAGTAAATGAGAGTGGTTACCGCCTAAATGAGGGTTCGGAACAGCAGAATGGAAGCTCCTTGACGAACAGGGCCTCCGAGTAG